The following are encoded together in the Microtus pennsylvanicus isolate mMicPen1 chromosome 8, mMicPen1.hap1, whole genome shotgun sequence genome:
- the LOC142855441 gene encoding taste receptor type 2 member 120-like has product MMNLLEWIVTIIIMTEFLLGNCVNIFIILVNASDCIKRSKVSSADRIITVLAVSRTGILWAMLMNWHSAVFTTDIYSVQKRVWCRIIWEVNNHFSNWFGTILSMFYLFKIANFSNPLFLHLKRKTEKVLLMIFLGTFLFFVSYVGMININTIAWVNDYEGNVTLKNKPKDITGLANLHLFGMINIIPLCISLTCVLLLIYSLSKHLRNMKYHGKGCQDTSTTVHIKALKTVVSFLLLYATYSFCVVIAGWSLHNAPVFLFSITIGAIYPTGHSFILIWGNQKLKQALQLFLKQVRC; this is encoded by the coding sequence atgatgaatttaCTGGAATGGATTGTCACCATTATAATAATGACGGAATTTCTCTTAGGGAACTGTGTCAATATCTTCATAATTCTTGTGAACGCCAGTGACTGTATCAAGAGAAGTAAGGTCTCCTCCGCTGACAGAATCATAACTGTTCTTGCCGTCTCCAGAACTGGTATACTCTGGGCAATGTTAATGAACTGGCATTCAGCTGTGTTTACTACAGATATATACAGTGTACAGAAAAGAGTTTGGTGCCGCATTATCTGGGAGGTAAACAACCATTTTAGCAATTGGTTTGGGACTATACTCAGCATGTTTTATTTGTTCAAGATAGCCAATTTTTCCAACCCTCTATTTCTTCacctaaaaagaaaaactgagaaagTTCTCCTCATGATATTTTTGGGTaccttcctgttttttgtttcatATGTTGGGATGATAAACATCAACACGATTGCTTGGGTGAATGATTATGAAGGAAATGTGACTTTGAAGAACAAACCGAAGGACATCACAGGCCTTGCAAACTTACATCTCTTTGGCATGATAAATATCATACCACTTTGTATATCACTGACATGTGTTCTGCTCTTAATCTACTCCCTAAGCAAACATCTCAGGAATATGAAATATCATGGCAAAGGATGTCAAGATACCAGCACCACAGTCCACATAAAGGCCTTGAAAACTGTGGTCTCCTTTCTCTTGTTATATGCTACATACTCTTTCTGTGTGGTTATAGCAGGTTGGAGTTTACATAATGCACcagtctttttattttccataacaATTGGTGCCATCTACCCAACAGGTCATTCTTTTATCTTGATATGGGGAAACCAGAAGTTGAAACAGGCCCTTCAGTTGTTTCTGAAGCAGGTGAGATgctga